The following proteins come from a genomic window of Candidatus Thermoplasmatota archaeon:
- a CDS encoding NUDIX hydrolase: MPQASSREYPPRPILSVGAIVVRDGEVLIVKRGVEPGKGKWSVPGGAVELGETVEDAVVRETFEESGLDVEPQRLVDYYDYVGRDSDDGIRFHYVIVYWLCMHAGGKARPSSDVTDTRWIRFVELGDFDITKGTLKMLRKVERELSGGDHED; the protein is encoded by the coding sequence TTGCCGCAGGCTAGCTCGAGGGAGTACCCGCCCCGCCCCATCCTCTCCGTGGGAGCCATCGTGGTTCGGGACGGCGAGGTCCTCATCGTCAAGCGAGGCGTGGAACCCGGGAAGGGCAAGTGGAGCGTGCCAGGTGGAGCGGTCGAGTTGGGAGAGACAGTCGAGGACGCGGTCGTGCGGGAGACCTTCGAGGAGTCCGGGTTGGACGTGGAGCCCCAGAGACTCGTTGACTACTACGACTATGTGGGGAGGGACTCCGACGATGGGATTAGGTTCCACTATGTCATCGTGTACTGGCTGTGCATGCACGCTGGCGGTAAGGCGAGACCTTCCTCCGACGTGACCGACACCAGATGGATTCGCTTCGTGGAGCTCGGGGATTTCGACATCACGAAGGGCACCCTGAAGATGCTCCGAAAGGTCGAGAGGGA